From the genome of Primulina huaijiensis isolate GDHJ02 chromosome 11, ASM1229523v2, whole genome shotgun sequence:
CGACGGCTCCTTCTTGCCTCATTGCACGCCTCTGCTCTTGTGCTTGCAAAGCACTTAGGAGTTCTACCAGAGCAATCTTTGACAGATCCTTCGTGTTTTCTAAGGTAGTGATGGTAGCCTCAAATCTTTCAGGCACTGTTACAAGGATTTTCTCAACAATCCTTGAATCTTCCAGAGAAGAACCCAATAACTTGACACGATTTGCTATGTTGAGTAGTCTGTCAGAATACTCCTTTATGGTTTCTGTCTCCTTCATCTTTTGCAGCTCAAAGTTACGAACTAGGTTAAACACCTGCATCCCTCGAATTATTTTATCTCCTTTATACTCAGTTTTGAGATAATCCCAGATCTCCTTTGTCGTTTTTAATGACATGATACGAGTGAAGATCATGGAGGAAACTGCAGCAAACAAGCAGGCTTTTGCCTTGGACTTCTTTGTCTTCTTCTCCTTCTGTGCTTTAATTTGTGCCACAGTGGGATTGTCCGGGAGAAGAGAAATGTCATAGTCTTCTTCCACTGCTTCCTAGAGATCCAAAGCTTCTAGGTATGTCTCTATGCGCACTGCCCAGGTCTGGTAGTTATCTCCATCAAACACCGGTGGAGCAACTGAAGAAAAGCTAGCTTCGGTCTCCATAACTGCTCAAACTCACACACAGGTCCCTTAAGAAGAGtgttctgataccaattgttggtaaataaaatgagaaagaataaaaaaaatgaaatatgttTCAGTAGATTGAAGGGAAAACCAGAACACACTTTTCAACGTGAAGCATTACAACTTAAATAGCTAACCACTAACAAACTAATCCTAAAAAATCCATGAAAAATGAACAGCACACCCCAACCAACTCCTAAGAATAAGGAACAACCTTGACTCAATTAAACTTAGACTTGTTTAGCAGTCCTAAGCATGTATTCTAACCGATACTAAGGAAGAAATATGTATTCAAATTTGTATTGAAAAATGGACTtttcaatgaattttttttttttttaactttgggCCTTTTTGGAGAAGAAAGGTGAGAAAAGagaattattttaagaatatggAAGTGAGTTTAATCCATTTTTTTCGAATAAAATATGTTATAATcgaatgaaatatatattatataaatcttATATTCGAAAAACCTATATATAAAAATcagatttttataaaattgagtGTGCTTAGCCTCTGTCGCGGATACTAATATTGTTCGTTCCAAACTGGTTTTTGTTCTCTATTCATTGCCATTCACCGATTTTACTGTTTTTCTCGTTAACATGCATTGACGACTTTAAATTCAATATGTTTTTAAATAAGTAGCCCTATAAAAATTAATGATCTAATTTAAACCTTAATCATGTCATGTTAAATTCGAATAATATATAGTTCTTCATTCGAAGAATCAGTAAGCTAAAAAAGTCAATTTCGTATCGTTAAATTGCACAAACTACGTACATGCCGACGAATTTCTCGTGATATTACGTCTGAAATAAAGTTGTGAAAATAAAAATCGACATTTTTAatctaatataaatatatttttttcttttttccttgattttagtaaaataatctgtttgtaaaaatataattagaaaTTTCTAATATGctgtaagaaaaaaatataattatttctcTGCAACGtacattcaaaatataattttcaagtaTGTGAATTTAATTTcggtataatttaatttatttgtgttTGGGTCAGTTGTTTTTTTTGTTCCGACATGCCATTAGGATCttttttcctaatttattaattagttattagtttttttttgccATTTTAGGTGTGACTAACAGGTGTAATGCTTatttaactatattatattttttactcTTCTAAGTTTTATAGCTAAAACAAAAGCATGTTATtaagattaaattttttagttaaatCAACCTCAAAAACTAACTTAAGAAAGGACGATTGTTTAAGACAATATATACAACTGTCAAAACTTAAATAAGTTGATAGAAACATTTAACAGATCATGTCCATGAATGAACAACTGAAGTTTGAAGTTTAACCGGTGGCCCAATATAACAGTCCACGACATAACGTCGGACCTTTATTATTGAGacttgaacctaactcaacctcaaaagctagctcaaggggaCGTAATGGAGCCGATGTGAGACTTTAACATACATCCTCACACACACGAATGAACaactggagcgtgaagtttacaagacATTATCGGGTGGCTCATACGGGTATTtgttcaaatatcatattaaaattgaaacttGTATGTAACTCGatctcaaaagctagctcaagagaaAATTGTCAAGTCCATGTATACGATTCTCAAAGACTTAATCCAGTTGAAcgtgagatatttaaataatttattttcaataataagaATTATCAAAATAAGATTATGGAATAAAAGGGAAGGTGAAATATTTGATGGTTCATTACTAATGTACATGAAAGGGAGTGCCTTTATATTTTGAACAACAAAGAGTAGCTCTGCCCCATGCAGATCGCGTGGTTTTGGAAAATAAATGCATCGAAAAATGTTTTGACATGGAGTTGATCATTACAGTGCCAAAACGGGCACACCCTTTGTTCTTCGTGTAAAGCAAAGGTTCACAACAAATGCCCAACTTGTAGACACGAGCTTGGTGATATAAGATGCTTAGCGCTTGAGAAAGTGGCCGAATCACTCGAAATTCCTTGCAAGCATTGTTCCCTTGGATGCCCCGAGATCTTGCCTTTCTATAGTAAGTCGAAACACGAAGCCATATGTAACTTTCGGCCTTACGACTGCCCTTATGCCGGATCGAGATGCTCGGTCGTTGGGGATATTCAGAGTCTTGTTACTCACTTGAGAGATGATCACAAGGTCGACATGCACTCCGGTTGCACGTTTAACCATCGCTACGTCAAATCAAATCCTGAAGATGTAGAGAACGCCACATGGATGCTAACTGTGAGTGTTTAATTTCTTGGTTTCTACCAACCTCGTCCAAGAAGTGCATCAAACGTTGCATTTGCATTGTGACCCTTTTCTTTATCCAGGTATTTCATTGCTTTGGTCGATATTTCTGCCTTCATTTCGAAGCTTTCCAAATCGGGACGGCTCCTGTTTACATGGCGTTTCTTCGGTTCATGGGAGACGAGACGGAGGGGAGGAACTACCGCTACAGTTTGGAGGTCGGAGGGAATGGTCGGAAGCTTATATGGGAGGGCACACCTCGCTGCATTAGAGACGGTCACAGAAAGGTTCGAGACTGTTACGATGGCCTCATTATACAACGAAACATTGCACTGTCTTTTTCCGGAGCGGACAAGAAAGAGCTTAGGCTTCGTGTAACTGGCAGAATATGGAAAGAACAAAGTAACCCAAATCAATCTTTGTAGTTTTTAGTTTTGGTCCATGAGAGTGTTGCTACCCGCTAGCTGTGTATtctacacacatatatattatttatgacgTAAAAACTCACTACCATGATGATTCGGTACATACTGAGTACACCACGAACAATCGTAATCTCTTCTATGTGCATGAATAAACAACAAACTACCATGTATTCTCTACATTCTTCGTCCATAATTTGATATCATGTGTGAGATGTATACTATTTTTGTATtaactattattattttagataaaaataagTACAATGGTAGCTGCTACGTCAACAGCGGAAACCTAAAACAGTCCCACGCTTGCTCTCAATCATGACCTCACACTTCACTCCACTCACAACTCCGTGAATGAACACCTTCAGCACGCCAACTTTGCCTTCCAACTTCATGCGAGTCTGTATCTCCATTGGCATCCCATCCGCGGCAAAGCCTTCCACGGGAACTCCGTTACTACCTTCGCCGATCGCCGCCTTCAACGGCGACGACAACGGATACTTCTGCAGATCAAACTTCGCCGAGATTTTCTGACTCCCGCCGCCACCGATTCTTCCAGCAGGGATGAAATCGATTTCCCACAGGCTGGCCGGAGTACACGAGCTGTCTAAGTGTGAGAACTCGTCGCGGTTAGGATTTGTTACGGTGAGGTATTGGAAGAACTCGAAGTTAAAATTATGGGTTTTCCCTTAACCAGTAAGTATAAATTGATTTTCTTCTTATTCATccctgtttttttttaaaaaaaaattatttccttGTCTCATCATAAAAGTAAAAACCGATACTTTTATTCAAAAACCCACTAaaagagaacaaaaaaaaacctaaaattCAACAATTTCATTGTGACATCATTGTCTTCTCGCACAAGCAGAACAGGACAACATGACTCCTTTACACTCACAAAGGAAAAACAAATAAGAATCAGAATTTGACAAAGCTCTACAAGTCATTTCCAGTTAATGCTgaacaaattgaaaaaaaacGATCAGATAGAAATTATCTTTGCGACTCGACGATTTAAGCTACGACCATTCACAACCAACGGTATGTGCATACGTAGATATCATTCACATCTATGTACTGATTTTTAAGCAGAACCTGAGAAATTAGACCATCTCTTCAAGACGGCTATCCATAATAATGGACACCGAATCAAGGAACGCAGCTTCACTATAGCCTGGGATAACAGAGTCCCAAGCTTCTTGGATGATCTGCTCGATGATGGATTCTTTTCTCACCGTTTCTCTGCACATCATGCTTCCTATAGCAAATGGAGTAAGGCCTTTCTCCGTGCCTTTCTTCAGAAGCATGGTTGATATGCGTAGTACGCGAGCACATTCAAGAGGCAACTCCCAACCGTAGAATTTGAGCAAAGCGATGTCGTTTTCTGCATCCATTGAGCGTATGTACTCTAGGGTCTCAGCGCTGAAAGGCTGGCGAGCTTGGGGCCAGTAAAGCCAGTCAAATGTGCAATCTTCAAACTAAAAGGACAGGAAGAACCATAAAGGTTGGAAAGTGAGATTATATTGGATAAAGCTGGAAGACTCTCACCTAATAACTAGTATCTTTTAACATACACTGATTACCatatatatcaaaatgaaagATATTTATGGCTATATGATGTGCAAGAATTATTTGACCTAGTAGATATTCATGAGGAATTCTTGACAAATATATCTAGTGATTCAAAAGTTATGCCAGAGATATAGACATATTAGCACACCGGAACAGTGAGAGGTGCGGGTGGAGGGACTGAGCGAGAGATGTTACCATATTTCATATTCTCGCAAATGTATCATCTGGAcctctaaaatatttataacaGAAAATAACTGTGGTCATtgcaaaatattttgtgttttccATCATGCACAAGCATGGTTTATGGATATTGCAAGCAGCATAGTCATATGAGCAAGGTAGATCCTAGATGaataaagtttattttccttaaTCATAAATTTCAGTTAAAACAAGTATGCACCAAAGCTATCGAGTTGGCAAACTAAGTTTCAATAGGAAATTTACAGGGTATGGGCAGGACAGTTTTGGTACTAGATGAGATTGCAACAAAAAGAGAGAgcaacataaaaattttatgcaACATGTTAAAACGGTTAACTGAGAACAAACAAGAATGAAAAACTAGAATAGATACAGAACTTACACTATATGGCAAGCAGTAGCCGTGATCAATTGGGATTAGCACAGTTTGGCCATCTTCACCTTTGCTCACCAATATATTTCCAGCATGCCTATCTGCATTGGCCAACCTCATATCCAACACTGCAATCTTGTGCACCTCCTGAACTGGAAAGGCGCTGGGCCCCATATCCTCACAACTTCCATTATTCTCCATGAACATTTGCAAGGACCCAGTCTTAACAGACACCCCGTCTGGATGATTAAAACCACTGTGAAGGCACCTTACATAAACAGTTAGAGGAACTCCGGCAAAGCCCCTAACTTCTCCAGTAAACGAGCGCCGGCCACTCATCGGATGATCGAGTAAGTAGACAGCACACTCCCGGATCGCACCTTCTCCAACTCTGGTTCCTTTCTTCAACCCTTCACCATCTTCTGACAGAGGAAGCCCACGAGGATTATTCACAGCCATAGGCTCCTCATCAATTGGCTTAAAAACTGATAAATATTTAGTACCCGAAGGATCCAACATAAAGTATGCTCCTCCAGTACCTTGTGATGACCTAATTGGACATTTTCCACTATCCAGACCATTCATGGTACGATTTATCAAATCACTAATCTCAGGAGAAAGCTGGATCTTTGGGTTAACAATAACAGGCTCCAGTACTCTCTCCCTAACAGGGGTCTTGGTTGGAACATAAAGATT
Proteins encoded in this window:
- the LOC140987829 gene encoding E3 ubiquitin-protein ligase SINAT3-like produces the protein MDSNDIECLSNTEAYTNEDEISQSSPKVHGNNPEVTNVQELLECPVCTSSMYPPIHQCQNGHTLCSSCKAKVHNKCPTCRHELGDIRCLALEKVAESLEIPCKHCSLGCPEILPFYSKSKHEAICNFRPYDCPYAGSRCSVVGDIQSLVTHLRDDHKVDMHSGCTFNHRYVKSNPEDVENATWMLTVFHCFGRYFCLHFEAFQIGTAPVYMAFLRFMGDETEGRNYRYSLEVGGNGRKLIWEGTPRCIRDGHRKVRDCYDGLIIQRNIALSFSGADKKELRLRVTGRIWKEQSNPNQSL
- the LOC140987892 gene encoding phosphatidylinositol 4-kinase gamma 4-like, producing MSSAGLVSNIPLREDNMIFSPPQSPEPSLESILIYVAMSGSMVPMRVMESDSIESLKLRIQNCKGIFTRNQKLVCRGRELARSNSLMRDYGVSNGNILHLVLRLSDLQVINVRTCCGKEFTFHVEKSRDVAYVKRQIAKKRNFEHVEDQDFLLDDELIEDQTLINDLCKYNSDAVIYLLVRKSAKIRATPVGKNFELSIVAPQVNERKCGIDSKHDHNLYVPTKTPVRERVLEPVIVNPKIQLSPEISDLINRTMNGLDSGKCPIRSSQGTGGAYFMLDPSGTKYLSVFKPIDEEPMAVNNPRGLPLSEDGEGLKKGTRVGEGAIRECAVYLLDHPMSGRRSFTGEVRGFAGVPLTVYVRCLHSGFNHPDGVSVKTGSLQMFMENNGSCEDMGPSAFPVQEVHKIAVLDMRLANADRHAGNILVSKGEDGQTVLIPIDHGYCLPYSFEDCTFDWLYWPQARQPFSAETLEYIRSMDAENDIALLKFYGWELPLECARVLRISTMLLKKGTEKGLTPFAIGSMMCRETVRKESIIEQIIQEAWDSVIPGYSEAAFLDSVSIIMDSRLEEMV
- the LOC140988456 gene encoding uncharacterized protein, which gives rise to MTCRALSNSDSYLFFLWKTHNFNFEFFQYLTVTNPNRDEFSHLDSSCTPASLWEIDFIPAGRIGGGGSQKISAKFDLQKYPLSSPLKAAIGEGSNGVPVEGFAADGMPMEIQTRMKLEGKVGVLKVFIHGVVSGVKCEVMIESKRGTVLGFRC